The Paramisgurnus dabryanus chromosome 6, PD_genome_1.1, whole genome shotgun sequence genome has a window encoding:
- the LOC135767076 gene encoding uncharacterized protein yields MKILTDMMKKLKILRNETSQLFGMQTVSLKFILVILWLITGDDCWTVTVQTGGSVIIPCHYESKYTQHKKYCCYQSSGWYSSCSPMAYANETKRDLSVIDHPDQSLFTVTMRNLQQKNGYYWCAVEIEGDWDVTEWFYLKIQSAPDLSVMSSSVTVDEGGNISVQCFYTSAYKKKHKQWCRYKNKSCYTVGRSDTSQYSVKISDDGRGSLTVVMSGLMKSDSGWYYCSVGDLQAFVQLTVNESNQLTLTAQSHLSTASHLVSRPTALSNLRPTPNNNNQTSSSEGQHFKQYSHLKIWLLPIVLLLILITVTSVILRNKYRRKNNHISNEKTDKAINEDNSVNSSSVNPKCDVMYSYVINLPKTEACGPAYVEENVIYSSVRE; encoded by the exons CACAG GTGATGACTGTTGGACAGTAACTGTTCAGACTGGTGGATCTGTTATTATTCCATGTCATTATGAGAGTAAATACACCCAACACAAGAAATACTGCTGCTATCAATCATCAGGATGGTACAGTTCATGTTCTCCTATGGCATATGCAAATGAAACCAAAAGAGACTTGTCAGTAATTGATCATCCTGATCAGAGTTTATTTACTGTCACTATGAGAAACCTCCAGCAGAAAAATGGATATTACTGGTGTGCTGTGGAAATTGAAGGAGACTGGGATGTGACAGAGTGGTTTTATCTCAAAATTCAATCAG CTCCTGATCTCTCTGTGATGTCCAGCAGTGTAACTGTAGATGAAGGTGGTAATATCAGTGTACAGTGTTTCTACACTTCTGCATAcaagaaaaaacacaaacagtgGTGCAGATATAAAAACAAGAGTTGTTACACAGTGGGAAGATCTGACACATCCCAGTATTCAGTTAAGATCAGTGATGATGGGAGAGGATCTTTGACTGTGGTGATGTCTGGACTGATGAAGAGTGATTCTGGCTGGTATTACTGTTCTGTAGGAGATCTACAGGCTTTTGTTCAACTCACAGTCAATG AAAGCAATCAGCTGACACTAACAGCACAGTCTCATCTGAGTACTGCCAGTCATCTTGTCAG CAGACCTACAGCTCTCTCTAATTTAAGACCAACTCCTAATAACAACAATCAAACATCAAGCAGTGAAGGGCAACATTTTAA ACAGTATAGTCATCTGAAGATTTGGCTTCTACCCATTGTTCTGCTGCTGATTCTAATTACTGTGACATCTGTAATACTGAGAAACAAATACA GGAGAAAAAACAATCACATCTCAAATGAGAAAACAGACAAAGCCATTAATGAA GACAACTCGGTTAATTCATCCTCAGTGAATCCTAAATGTGATGTGATGTACAGTTATGTCATTAATCTTCCCAAGACTGAAGCA tgtggaccAGCATATGTAGAGGAAAATGTGATCTACAGCTCTGTGCGTGAATAG